Proteins encoded within one genomic window of Halorussus salilacus:
- the ncsA gene encoding tRNA 2-thiolation protein NcsA produces the protein MDCDKCDREAVMHAAYSGLHLCEDHFVSSVDKRVRRRVREDNLVPSDATPDDPETWVVGLSGGKDSVVLTDILHRTFEQDPRIELVALTVHEGIEGYRDESVAACEELTRDLDIHHEVVSYDEEFGVRMDDVVEDDPENMAACAYCGVFRRDVLSRYADELGADKLLTGHNLDDEAQTAVMNFLEGDVAQIAKHFDASLGGFDERETVGSSSAAEAADELPTREAQEHFIPRAKPLRDVPEKEVALYAHLRDLPAHITECPHSSEAYRGEIQELLYELEENHPGTRHSIMSGYEELAALAAQEFGAREEGRADLRECERCGASTTRDLCRKCSLLDALHAA, from the coding sequence ATGGACTGCGACAAATGCGACCGCGAGGCGGTCATGCACGCCGCCTACTCGGGGTTGCACCTCTGCGAGGACCACTTCGTCTCGTCGGTCGACAAGCGGGTCCGCAGGCGGGTGCGCGAGGACAACCTCGTGCCGAGCGACGCCACGCCCGACGACCCCGAGACGTGGGTCGTCGGCCTCTCGGGGGGCAAAGACAGCGTCGTCCTCACCGACATCCTCCATCGGACGTTCGAGCAGGACCCCCGCATCGAACTGGTCGCGCTGACCGTCCACGAGGGCATCGAGGGCTACCGCGACGAGAGCGTGGCGGCCTGCGAGGAGCTGACCCGGGACTTGGACATCCACCACGAGGTCGTCTCCTACGACGAGGAGTTCGGGGTCCGGATGGACGACGTGGTCGAGGACGACCCCGAGAACATGGCCGCCTGCGCGTACTGCGGGGTGTTCCGCCGGGACGTGCTCTCGCGGTACGCCGACGAACTGGGGGCCGACAAGCTCCTGACCGGCCACAACTTAGACGACGAGGCCCAGACCGCGGTGATGAACTTCCTCGAAGGCGACGTGGCCCAGATCGCGAAGCACTTCGACGCCAGCCTCGGGGGCTTCGACGAGCGCGAAACCGTCGGCAGTTCGTCGGCCGCAGAAGCGGCCGACGAACTGCCCACGCGGGAAGCACAGGAGCACTTCATCCCCCGCGCGAAACCCCTCCGGGACGTGCCCGAGAAGGAGGTCGCGCTGTACGCCCACCTCCGGGACCTCCCGGCCCACATCACGGAGTGTCCTCATTCGAGCGAGGCCTACCGCGGCGAGATACAGGAGCTACTCTACGAGCTAGAGGAGAACCACCCCGGAACGCGCCACTCCATCATGTCGGGCTACGAGGAACTCGCGGCGCTGGCGGCCCAGGAATTCGGCGCGCGCGAGGAGGGGCGGGCCGACCTCCGGGAGTGCGAACGCTGTGGAGCCTCCACCACGCGGGACCTCTGTCGGAAGTGCTCGTTGCTCGATGCGCTCCACGCCGCCTGA
- a CDS encoding metal ABC transporter permease, producing the protein MTPPIDYVALVSTLSGLLEWFLTDAYGLGMDLLADLTGIRMLGYPYMQRAYLAVVCIGVVGPLVGTFLVHREMAMIGDTLAHTAFAGVAVGLFANATFSLSLPPLATALVVAVGTALLVELLIEYAGTPSDTSLAIVLTGGFAVGSVLITATDGGISVGIDAYLFGSLATVSKGNVGLLLAMTGLVVGVVGATYRPLLYVTFDETAARAARIDVSFYNRLMVVLTAAVVVSAMQILGVILVAAMLVVPVAAAARVARTFKQSLLLAVLAAEFAGVVGVTVSYHYGLAAGGSIVLAAIGVYVVTLALGAVPDFEWLGPAKRSDRSDPALEADGGEE; encoded by the coding sequence ATGACACCGCCAATCGACTACGTTGCGCTCGTCTCGACGCTCTCTGGCCTGCTGGAGTGGTTCCTGACCGACGCGTACGGCCTCGGAATGGACCTGCTCGCCGACCTGACCGGGATTCGGATGCTCGGGTATCCCTACATGCAACGGGCCTACCTCGCGGTGGTCTGCATCGGCGTCGTCGGCCCGCTGGTCGGCACCTTCCTCGTCCACCGCGAGATGGCGATGATCGGCGACACGCTCGCGCACACCGCGTTCGCGGGGGTCGCGGTCGGCCTGTTCGCCAACGCCACGTTCTCGCTGTCGCTGCCGCCGCTGGCGACCGCGCTGGTCGTCGCGGTCGGGACGGCCCTCCTCGTCGAACTGCTGATCGAGTACGCTGGGACGCCGAGCGATACCTCGCTCGCCATCGTGCTGACGGGCGGGTTCGCGGTCGGGAGCGTGCTCATCACCGCCACCGACGGCGGCATTTCGGTCGGCATCGACGCCTACCTGTTCGGCAGCCTCGCGACCGTCTCGAAGGGAAACGTCGGCCTCCTGCTCGCGATGACCGGCCTCGTCGTCGGCGTCGTCGGCGCGACCTATCGGCCCCTGCTGTACGTCACCTTCGACGAGACCGCCGCCCGCGCCGCCCGCATCGACGTGTCGTTCTACAATCGGCTGATGGTCGTGCTGACCGCGGCCGTGGTCGTGAGCGCGATGCAGATTCTGGGGGTCATCCTCGTCGCCGCGATGCTCGTCGTCCCGGTCGCCGCGGCCGCGCGGGTCGCCCGGACGTTCAAGCAGTCGCTTCTGCTCGCGGTGCTGGCCGCGGAGTTCGCGGGCGTCGTCGGCGTCACCGTCTCGTACCACTACGGGCTGGCGGCGGGCGGGTCCATCGTGCTGGCCGCCATCGGCGTGTACGTCGTGACGCTCGCGCTCGGAGCGGTCCCCGACTTCGAGTGGCTGGGACCCGCGAAGCGGTCGGACCGGTCCGACCCCGCGCTCGAAGCCGACGGCGGCGAGGAGTGA
- a CDS encoding metal ABC transporter ATP-binding protein: MSAESTDGNPTDRSPPVVSVEGVTFGYGDRPVLEDVSLDVEPGAFLGIVGPNGSGKSTLLELVLGLRTPDAGSVELFGEPASSFDDGERIGYVAQNVAGAAREMPVTVREAVRMGRYPRRLVGRFSRADRRAVERALDRVGIADVADRRVGRLSGGQRQRVFIARALAAEADLLALDEPAVGVDARSREGFYDMLADLNAEGLTVVLVEHDIGVVTTHATEVACLNRELYFHGDPAEFVETDALGEAYGANHHVLHHDHS, translated from the coding sequence GTGTCGGCCGAATCCACGGACGGAAACCCGACCGACCGCTCCCCGCCGGTCGTCAGCGTCGAGGGCGTCACGTTCGGCTACGGCGACCGACCCGTCCTCGAAGACGTGTCGCTCGACGTCGAACCCGGGGCGTTCCTCGGAATCGTCGGGCCGAACGGGTCGGGCAAGTCCACCCTGCTCGAACTCGTGCTCGGCCTCCGCACCCCCGACGCGGGCAGCGTCGAACTGTTCGGCGAACCGGCGTCGTCGTTCGACGACGGCGAGCGAATCGGCTACGTCGCCCAGAACGTCGCGGGCGCGGCACGCGAGATGCCCGTCACGGTCCGGGAGGCGGTCCGGATGGGTCGGTACCCCCGCCGACTCGTCGGGCGGTTCTCGCGGGCCGACCGCCGCGCGGTCGAGCGCGCGCTCGACCGCGTGGGCATCGCCGACGTCGCCGACCGGCGCGTGGGACGGCTCTCGGGCGGCCAGCGCCAGCGCGTGTTCATCGCCCGGGCGCTCGCCGCCGAGGCCGACCTGCTGGCGCTCGACGAACCCGCCGTCGGGGTCGACGCCCGGTCGCGCGAGGGGTTCTACGACATGCTCGCCGACCTGAACGCCGAGGGGCTGACCGTCGTGCTCGTCGAACACGACATCGGCGTCGTGACGACCCACGCGACCGAGGTCGCGTGCCTCAACCGCGAGCTCTACTTCCACGGCGACCCCGCGGAGTTCGTCGAGACCGACGCGCTCGGCGAGGCCTACGGCGCGAACCACCACGTCCTCCACCACGACCACTCATGA
- a CDS encoding metal ABC transporter substrate-binding protein: MAKFTRRRLLGVTASSMALGSLAGCIGGPLTAEGDEKDATAEASFFVFGKFASAVAGETATAETLVPVGQHGHGWEPGPKIQGEVLDADLFVHGVEGFQPWADDVAANVRDDGGDTELLRVGENVDLLEMDGGDHEEDEHHDEDEHEGDHDEDEHDGTETDHEGDHDEEEHEEDHDEEEHEEDHDEDEEEHDHAGEDPHFWLDPIRAKRAVETVREGFVSADGANADAYEENAEEYASRLDDLHESFESALGSASNDVVLVAGHDAFGYLADRYGFEVVTLTGVSPDDTPTPKDIERAQHVVEEHDLDYVVADPLESQTAADQLVEETDAEEVLPLTSIPGRTEEWVENDWGYVEVMEEVNLPTLKRALGAE, encoded by the coding sequence ATGGCGAAATTCACGCGACGCCGTCTACTCGGTGTGACCGCGAGTTCGATGGCTCTCGGCTCCCTCGCGGGGTGTATCGGGGGTCCGCTGACCGCCGAAGGCGACGAGAAGGACGCGACCGCGGAGGCGTCGTTCTTCGTGTTCGGGAAGTTCGCCTCGGCGGTCGCGGGCGAGACCGCGACCGCCGAGACGCTGGTTCCGGTCGGGCAACACGGCCACGGCTGGGAACCCGGGCCGAAGATTCAGGGTGAGGTCCTCGACGCCGACCTGTTCGTCCACGGCGTCGAGGGGTTCCAGCCGTGGGCCGACGACGTCGCGGCGAACGTCCGGGACGACGGTGGCGACACCGAACTCCTCAGAGTCGGTGAGAACGTGGACCTGCTGGAGATGGACGGCGGCGACCACGAGGAAGACGAGCATCACGACGAGGACGAACACGAGGGAGACCACGACGAGGACGAACACGATGGGACGGAGACGGACCACGAGGGAGACCACGACGAGGAGGAACACGAAGAAGACCACGACGAGGAGGAACACGAAGAAGACCACGACGAGGACGAGGAGGAACACGACCACGCGGGCGAGGACCCCCACTTCTGGCTCGACCCGATACGCGCGAAGCGCGCGGTCGAAACCGTCCGGGAGGGGTTCGTGAGCGCGGACGGCGCGAACGCCGACGCGTACGAGGAGAACGCCGAGGAGTACGCTTCACGCCTCGACGACCTCCACGAGTCGTTCGAGTCGGCGCTCGGTTCGGCGTCGAACGACGTGGTGCTTGTCGCGGGCCACGACGCGTTCGGCTACCTCGCCGACCGGTACGGCTTCGAGGTCGTGACCCTGACCGGCGTCTCGCCCGACGACACGCCGACGCCGAAGGACATCGAACGCGCCCAGCACGTCGTCGAGGAGCACGACCTCGACTACGTGGTCGCCGACCCGCTGGAGTCCCAGACGGCCGCCGACCAGCTCGTCGAGGAGACCGACGCCGAGGAGGTGCTCCCGCTGACCTCGATTCCGGGTCGGACCGAGGAGTGGGTCGAGAACGACTGGGGGTACGTCGAGGTCATGGAGGAGGTCAACCTCCCGACCCTGAAGCGCGCGCTCGGAGCGGAGTGA
- a CDS encoding Brp/Blh family beta-carotene 15,15'-dioxygenase: MALTEGTRRTPAVLRVAGRPAWVALAVVVAPFAVGIEVSPTVRYLPFLASLVVFGLPHGAADHLAIARLGGRRPYLAVGAAYLVGGGAYLVAWLVAPDAAFAGFILLTWYHWGQGDLYFLLAVDGEHLRTRAQRVLALAVRGGIPMVAPLVAFPDAYRAVARATVSLFDPAVADAFEPAFQPGFRFALGGGLAALSVLGLALGAARADSGWRIDAAETGLLWAYFLVVPPVLAVGLYFCLWHSVRHVVRLAVLEDGDSAFSGGVPAALARFGRDALPNTVGALVVLGALAGLSPAGAGLESLLGVYLVLLAVLTLPHTLVVTWMDRREGVWTT; encoded by the coding sequence ATGGCGCTGACCGAGGGGACCCGGCGGACCCCGGCGGTTCTCCGCGTCGCGGGTCGCCCGGCGTGGGTCGCGCTTGCCGTCGTCGTCGCTCCGTTCGCGGTCGGCATCGAGGTGTCGCCGACCGTGCGCTACCTCCCGTTTCTCGCCAGTCTCGTCGTCTTCGGGCTCCCCCACGGCGCAGCCGACCACCTCGCCATCGCCCGTCTCGGGGGTCGTCGCCCCTACCTCGCGGTCGGGGCGGCCTACCTCGTCGGCGGCGGGGCCTACCTCGTGGCGTGGCTGGTCGCACCCGACGCGGCGTTCGCTGGCTTCATCCTGCTGACGTGGTACCACTGGGGGCAGGGGGACCTCTACTTCCTGCTGGCGGTCGACGGCGAGCACCTCCGAACCCGGGCCCAGCGGGTCCTCGCACTCGCGGTCCGCGGCGGGATTCCGATGGTCGCGCCCTTGGTGGCGTTTCCCGACGCCTACCGAGCGGTCGCCCGAGCGACCGTCTCGCTGTTCGACCCGGCGGTCGCCGACGCCTTCGAACCGGCCTTCCAGCCGGGGTTCCGGTTCGCGCTGGGCGGCGGGCTGGCCGCGCTCTCGGTCCTCGGGCTCGCGCTCGGTGCCGCCCGGGCCGATTCCGGGTGGCGGATCGACGCCGCCGAGACCGGTCTCCTGTGGGCGTACTTCCTCGTCGTTCCGCCCGTGTTGGCGGTGGGTCTCTACTTCTGCCTGTGGCACTCGGTGCGACACGTCGTCCGACTGGCCGTCCTCGAAGACGGCGACTCGGCGTTCTCCGGCGGCGTCCCGGCCGCGCTGGCACGGTTCGGCCGGGACGCCCTCCCAAACACGGTCGGGGCGCTCGTCGTCCTCGGGGCGCTGGCGGGCCTCTCGCCCGCGGGCGCGGGACTCGAATCTCTCCTCGGCGTGTACCTCGTCCTGCTTGCGGTGCTCACGCTCCCGCATACCCTCGTGGTTACGTGGATGGACCGCCGCGAGGGCGTCTGGACGACGTGA
- a CDS encoding lycopene cyclase domain-containing protein encodes MLTYLEFLSVFVALPAGALAAVVARRTRRPRRVFAGVALLVCIAVSYTAPWDSYLIGRGVWSYGEGVVAVRFARIPLGEWLFFGLQTALTGLWYYALAHRLAVHPEPGVPEHPNARRHGLVGWTVLAALGVALASASSGTYYLGVILLWGAPVAAFLWAVGGPVVWRYRRLVAAAVAAPSIYLWVIDRFAIGSGLWTISAAHSSGVHLLGLPVEEAVFFLLTNVLIVHGLLLFDWTLARADDRGPSHALDGLLPGVRRLILDAGRMGRRWR; translated from the coding sequence TTGCTTACCTATCTCGAATTCCTGTCGGTCTTCGTCGCGCTACCGGCCGGGGCACTGGCCGCGGTCGTGGCTCGCCGAACGCGACGACCGCGGCGCGTCTTCGCTGGCGTCGCGTTGCTGGTCTGCATCGCGGTCTCCTACACGGCTCCGTGGGACAGCTACCTCATCGGACGCGGCGTCTGGTCCTACGGCGAGGGGGTCGTCGCGGTTCGGTTCGCCCGCATCCCGCTCGGCGAGTGGCTGTTCTTCGGGCTCCAGACCGCGCTGACCGGCCTGTGGTACTACGCGCTCGCCCACCGTCTCGCTGTCCATCCAGAACCCGGCGTCCCCGAACACCCGAACGCTCGTCGCCACGGACTGGTCGGCTGGACCGTGCTGGCGGCGCTCGGCGTCGCGCTCGCGTCTGCATCGTCTGGGACCTACTACCTCGGGGTGATCCTGCTCTGGGGGGCCCCGGTCGCGGCGTTCCTGTGGGCGGTCGGCGGGCCGGTCGTCTGGCGCTACCGGCGACTCGTCGCGGCCGCGGTCGCCGCCCCGTCGATCTACCTCTGGGTCATCGACCGCTTCGCCATCGGGTCGGGACTCTGGACGATCTCCGCGGCTCACAGCAGCGGCGTTCATCTCCTCGGCCTCCCCGTCGAGGAGGCGGTCTTCTTCCTGCTGACGAACGTGCTTATCGTACACGGCCTCTTGCTGTTCGACTGGACGCTCGCCCGTGCGGACGACCGGGGACCGAGCCACGCGCTCGACGGACTGCTACCGGGTGTGAGACGACTGATACTGGACGCAGGGAGGATGGGTCGACGATGGCGCTGA
- a CDS encoding MBL fold metallo-hydrolase, whose translation MPAKVTPERLADMLDTGEEFVLLDTRPEESYEAWHVPGAEHFPFDAEESLSDGRTDDIDALLDGHDRIVTICAKGISSDHFADELGDAGYDDVAVVTGGMEAWSQVYETVPVPTEGRAQILQVQRRAKGCLGYVVADPVAGEAAVVDPTRHAAEFRAPAAERDWEITRVFDTHVHADHVSGGRKLAEELGVPYHLGAAARERGVEYEFEPLDRNEVVEVGDVQIKAVGAPGHTTEMVNYLVGDEALLTGDTLFVDSVGRTELEFGDDAAAEGARMQYESLHRTLLAEPDTVAVLPGHVDVNSEGEFSEGRPGEPVASTVGDLRTGLDLLGLSGDEFVERLTDADHEKPPNYEEVIAINLGIESVEADEATELEMGPNRCSA comes from the coding sequence ATGCCTGCGAAAGTCACCCCGGAGCGGCTGGCAGACATGCTCGACACCGGCGAGGAGTTCGTTCTGCTCGACACCAGACCCGAGGAGAGCTACGAAGCGTGGCACGTCCCCGGCGCGGAGCACTTCCCGTTCGACGCCGAGGAGTCGCTGAGCGACGGACGAACGGACGACATCGACGCCCTCCTCGACGGGCACGACCGAATCGTCACCATCTGTGCGAAGGGCATCTCGTCGGACCACTTCGCCGACGAACTCGGCGACGCGGGCTACGACGACGTGGCGGTCGTCACCGGCGGGATGGAGGCGTGGAGTCAGGTGTACGAGACCGTCCCCGTCCCGACCGAGGGGCGAGCCCAGATTCTGCAGGTCCAGCGGCGCGCGAAGGGGTGTCTCGGCTACGTCGTCGCCGACCCGGTGGCGGGCGAGGCGGCGGTCGTCGACCCGACCCGCCACGCCGCGGAGTTCCGCGCGCCCGCCGCCGAGCGCGACTGGGAGATAACGCGCGTGTTCGACACCCACGTCCACGCCGACCACGTCTCGGGCGGGCGGAAACTCGCGGAGGAACTCGGCGTCCCGTACCACCTCGGCGCGGCCGCGCGCGAGCGCGGGGTCGAATACGAGTTCGAGCCCCTCGACCGCAACGAAGTGGTCGAGGTCGGGGACGTGCAGATAAAGGCAGTCGGCGCGCCGGGCCACACCACCGAGATGGTCAACTACCTCGTGGGCGACGAGGCGCTCCTGACGGGCGACACCCTGTTCGTGGACTCGGTCGGCCGGACCGAACTGGAGTTCGGCGACGACGCGGCCGCCGAGGGCGCGCGGATGCAGTACGAGTCGCTCCATCGCACACTGCTCGCCGAACCCGATACCGTGGCGGTCCTGCCGGGCCACGTCGACGTGAACAGCGAGGGGGAGTTCTCCGAGGGCAGGCCGGGCGAGCCGGTCGCCTCCACGGTGGGTGACCTCCGGACCGGCCTCGACCTGCTCGGACTGAGCGGAGACGAGTTCGTCGAGCGCCTGACCGACGCCGACCACGAGAAGCCGCCCAACTACGAGGAGGTCATCGCCATCAATCTCGGCATCGAGAGCGTCGAGGCCGACGAGGCCACCGAACTGGAGATGGGACCGAACCGGTGTTCGGCCTGA
- a CDS encoding helix-turn-helix domain-containing protein has translation MSDSMAEYLQRDMECEGLLECIHGLKELDRECFRVLVETSEPLTIDELADRVDRERSTAYRSIQRLLQAGFVQKEQVNYEQGGYYHVYRPTDPDEVADDMQRMLNDWYAKMGQLLQEFREKYDQQPVTVEN, from the coding sequence ATGTCCGATTCGATGGCCGAATACCTCCAGAGGGACATGGAGTGTGAGGGATTGCTGGAGTGCATCCACGGACTGAAGGAACTCGACCGAGAGTGCTTCCGGGTCCTCGTCGAGACCAGCGAGCCCCTGACCATAGACGAGCTTGCCGACCGGGTGGACCGCGAGCGCTCGACCGCCTACCGGTCCATCCAGCGCCTCCTGCAGGCGGGGTTCGTCCAGAAGGAGCAGGTCAACTACGAGCAGGGCGGTTACTACCACGTCTACCGGCCGACCGATCCTGACGAGGTCGCCGACGACATGCAACGGATGCTCAACGACTGGTACGCCAAGATGGGCCAACTGCTCCAGGAGTTCCGCGAGAAGTACGACCAGCAACCGGTGACCGTCGAGAACTGA
- a CDS encoding response regulator: protein MTATVLVVDDSGFMRQMLTDILEAEYEVVGTASTGVEAVQQFEAKSPDVVTMDVMMPEKNGIEATADIKATGTETKVVMCTSVDQKEKMKEAVRAGADGYVTKPVDEADVLGELSSVLD, encoded by the coding sequence ATGACAGCGACGGTTCTCGTCGTCGACGATTCGGGGTTCATGCGGCAGATGCTCACTGACATCCTCGAAGCGGAGTACGAAGTCGTCGGGACGGCATCGACCGGCGTCGAAGCGGTCCAGCAGTTCGAAGCGAAGTCCCCCGATGTCGTCACCATGGACGTGATGATGCCCGAGAAGAACGGTATCGAGGCGACCGCCGACATCAAAGCGACCGGCACGGAGACGAAGGTCGTCATGTGCACGAGCGTCGACCAGAAAGAGAAGATGAAAGAGGCGGTCCGGGCGGGTGCCGACGGCTACGTGACGAAGCCTGTCGACGAGGCGGACGTACTCGGAGAGCTTTCGAGCGTGCTCGACTGA
- a CDS encoding DUF7095 family protein produces the protein MNRDEAIQRIEEILSTVEDETMPVPVREVWVYGDVALGLDPIERLDVYVTKDILLGGDADREAEFRKSHGVEGVGKTVRAEWAEAFPEHIRVNDSGHAAPEKCLAAHLLPEDDPVHLEVCNSSFEDNVTQRLEGAIARETYEQILDPRGVCLWVDGQRSDEALRKLRESELAFPTLPDALEMLGMDPEETDEAADAVESYRKRQEGATVRGDVV, from the coding sequence ATGAACCGAGACGAGGCCATCCAGCGCATCGAGGAGATACTATCCACCGTCGAAGACGAGACCATGCCGGTGCCGGTCCGGGAGGTGTGGGTGTACGGCGACGTCGCGCTGGGTCTCGACCCGATAGAGCGCCTCGACGTGTACGTCACCAAGGACATCCTGCTGGGCGGTGACGCCGACCGCGAGGCGGAGTTCCGGAAGTCCCACGGCGTCGAGGGCGTCGGCAAGACGGTTCGCGCGGAGTGGGCCGAGGCGTTCCCCGAACACATCCGCGTCAACGACAGCGGCCACGCCGCGCCGGAGAAGTGTCTGGCCGCACACCTCCTGCCCGAGGACGACCCCGTCCACCTCGAAGTCTGCAACTCCAGTTTCGAGGACAACGTCACCCAGCGACTCGAAGGAGCCATCGCTCGCGAGACGTACGAGCAGATATTGGACCCTCGCGGCGTCTGCCTGTGGGTAGATGGCCAGCGCAGCGACGAGGCGCTCCGCAAGCTACGGGAGAGCGAACTCGCGTTCCCGACGCTCCCCGACGCGCTGGAGATGCTCGGGATGGACCCCGAGGAGACCGACGAGGCCGCAGACGCGGTCGAGTCCTACCGGAAGCGCCAAGAGGGCGCGACCGTCCGGGGCGACGTGGTGTAG
- a CDS encoding aminopeptidase: MDPRVREHARTIVEHSTKIEPDDDVMVRAPPVAEDLAVAVAERIGEIGASASVSLRSARANRAYLRSSDPEDFDTPDHLLAMMEETDAFVLVKGSRNTAEMSDVPTETLSAYQRVRQPLQDARMGKRWVGTQFPAPGDAQKAEMSTEEYEEFVYDAVNKDWDAQREHQQQMVEILDPADEVRIVSGETTDLTMSVEGMKTVNDYGEKNLPGGEVFTAPVPDSVEGEVLFDKPLVRHGREIEDAYLRFESGEVVDHDAAKNADLLTSVLDTDEGARRLGELGIGMNRDIDRFTYNMLFDEKMGDTVHLAVGRAIRESVPEGRPYNQSATHVDMIVDMSEDSYIEVDGEVVQRNGRFRFEDGFEG; this comes from the coding sequence ATGGACCCCCGAGTACGCGAGCACGCCCGGACCATCGTCGAGCACTCCACGAAGATAGAACCGGACGACGACGTGATGGTTCGCGCCCCGCCGGTCGCCGAGGACCTCGCGGTCGCCGTCGCCGAGCGCATCGGCGAAATCGGCGCGAGCGCCTCGGTCTCGCTCAGGAGCGCGCGGGCCAACCGGGCGTATCTCCGGTCGAGCGACCCCGAGGACTTCGACACGCCCGACCACCTCCTCGCCATGATGGAGGAGACCGACGCGTTCGTCCTCGTCAAGGGGTCGCGAAACACCGCGGAGATGAGCGACGTGCCCACCGAGACGCTCTCGGCGTACCAACGCGTCAGGCAACCGCTTCAGGACGCCAGGATGGGCAAGCGGTGGGTCGGCACCCAGTTCCCCGCGCCGGGCGACGCCCAGAAGGCCGAGATGTCCACCGAGGAGTACGAGGAGTTCGTCTACGACGCGGTCAACAAGGACTGGGACGCCCAGCGCGAACACCAACAGCAGATGGTCGAGATTCTCGACCCGGCCGACGAGGTCCGCATCGTCTCGGGCGAGACGACCGACCTCACCATGAGCGTCGAGGGGATGAAGACGGTCAACGACTACGGCGAGAAGAACCTCCCCGGCGGCGAGGTGTTCACCGCGCCCGTCCCCGACTCGGTCGAGGGCGAGGTCCTGTTCGACAAGCCGCTGGTCCGGCACGGCCGCGAGATAGAGGACGCCTACCTCCGGTTCGAGAGCGGCGAGGTCGTCGACCACGACGCCGCCAAGAACGCCGACCTGCTCACCTCCGTGCTCGACACCGACGAGGGGGCGCGCCGTCTGGGCGAACTCGGCATCGGGATGAATCGGGACATCGACCGATTCACCTACAACATGCTGTTCGACGAGAAGATGGGCGACACCGTCCACCTCGCGGTCGGCCGCGCCATCCGCGAGTCGGTTCCGGAGGGCCGACCGTACAATCAGAGCGCGACTCATGTGGACATGATCGTGGACATGAGCGAGGACTCGTACATCGAGGTCGACGGCGAAGTGGTCCAGCGAAACGGACGGTTCCGGTTCGAGGACGGCTTCGAGGGCTGA
- a CDS encoding class I SAM-dependent methyltransferase, translating to MRQFSADYLRDTRRGMWDDREALADLELASRERVLDVGCGTGELARVLAEECPGEVVGCDADRDLLRVASGRDGPPDRRALPVVAGDALRLPFEDDAFDLVVCQALLINLPDPVAAVAEFRRVSADLVAAVEPDNSAVSVESTVDAESDLAARARRAYLDGVETDVTLGGEGVREAFAEADLSDIATRRYHHTRTVDPPYAERDLRAARRKASGEGLADDRPTLLRGDLSVEEYDDLRTDWREMGRDVIDQMREEEYRRAEVVPFYVTVGSV from the coding sequence GTGCGACAGTTCTCCGCCGACTACCTCCGGGACACCCGCCGGGGGATGTGGGACGACCGCGAGGCGCTCGCCGACCTCGAACTCGCCTCCCGCGAGCGGGTCCTCGACGTGGGATGCGGCACGGGCGAACTCGCCCGCGTCCTCGCCGAGGAGTGCCCCGGCGAGGTGGTCGGCTGCGACGCCGACCGCGACCTCCTCCGGGTCGCGAGCGGGCGCGACGGTCCACCGGACCGTCGCGCCCTCCCCGTGGTCGCGGGCGACGCGCTCCGGCTTCCGTTCGAGGACGACGCCTTCGACCTCGTGGTCTGTCAGGCCCTGCTCATCAATCTCCCCGACCCCGTCGCCGCGGTCGCGGAGTTCCGGCGGGTCTCCGCCGACCTCGTGGCGGCGGTCGAACCCGACAACTCCGCGGTGTCGGTCGAGTCGACCGTCGACGCCGAGAGCGACCTCGCGGCCCGCGCCCGCCGGGCGTACCTCGACGGCGTCGAGACCGACGTGACCCTCGGAGGCGAGGGCGTCCGAGAGGCGTTTGCGGAGGCCGACCTCTCGGACATCGCGACCCGGCGGTACCACCACACCCGGACCGTCGACCCGCCCTACGCCGAGCGCGACCTCCGGGCCGCCCGCCGGAAGGCCAGCGGCGAGGGACTGGCCGACGACCGGCCGACTTTGCTCCGCGGGGACCTCTCGGTCGAGGAGTACGACGACCTCCGGACCGACTGGCGCGAGATGGGTCGGGACGTTATCGACCAGATGCGCGAGGAGGAGTACCGGCGGGCCGAGGTCGTCCCGTTCTACGTGACGGTCGGGTCGGTCTGA